One Pseudorhodoplanes sinuspersici DNA segment encodes these proteins:
- a CDS encoding Bug family tripartite tricarboxylate transporter substrate binding protein, giving the protein MRCHGVFRAAIAAGLLFLSALPGMAQDYPDRPIRVVMTYTAGGVSEAVIRLLAPKMEEKLGQKLIIEAKPGAAGNIGVVEVAKSAPDGYTLVITATNNFVINQFTMKMPIDPLTALAPIAKLADVPLVLFSNTTIPAKTFSAFMEYVKANPGKVNFGSPAPGTVNHLLLERVKQARGLDMQHIPYRGSPQGVMALLQNDIQLFTVGLAAGIGHLKEGKFNALAVATQERLPEIPDVPTLIESGLPGFTGANWWGLAAPAGTPDAIIKKLREAVQDALREPNVIERYKALGLAIPKETPEQFAAGLKAEAALWSDTVKKGNIALE; this is encoded by the coding sequence ATGCGTTGTCACGGCGTCTTCCGCGCAGCGATCGCTGCCGGCCTGTTGTTCCTGTCCGCCTTGCCCGGCATGGCGCAGGACTATCCCGATCGTCCGATCCGCGTGGTGATGACCTACACCGCGGGTGGCGTCTCCGAAGCCGTCATCCGGCTTCTCGCGCCGAAGATGGAAGAGAAGCTCGGGCAGAAACTGATCATCGAGGCCAAGCCCGGCGCGGCGGGCAATATCGGCGTCGTCGAAGTCGCGAAATCCGCACCCGACGGCTATACGCTGGTGATCACGGCGACGAACAATTTCGTCATCAACCAGTTCACGATGAAGATGCCGATCGATCCGCTGACGGCGCTGGCGCCGATTGCAAAACTGGCCGACGTGCCGCTGGTGCTGTTCTCCAATACGACGATCCCGGCGAAGACTTTCAGCGCATTCATGGAGTATGTGAAAGCCAATCCGGGCAAGGTCAATTTCGGTTCGCCCGCGCCCGGAACGGTCAATCATCTGCTGCTCGAACGCGTGAAGCAGGCGCGCGGGCTCGACATGCAGCACATTCCCTATCGCGGTTCGCCGCAGGGCGTGATGGCTTTGCTGCAGAATGACATTCAATTGTTCACCGTCGGACTCGCAGCCGGCATCGGCCACCTGAAAGAGGGCAAGTTCAATGCGCTGGCGGTCGCGACGCAGGAGCGCCTGCCGGAAATTCCGGATGTGCCGACGTTGATCGAAAGCGGGCTTCCCGGATTTACCGGCGCCAACTGGTGGGGGCTGGCGGCGCCGGCCGGAACGCCGGATGCCATCATCAAGAAACTACGAGAGGCTGTGCAGGACGCCTTGCGCGAGCCCAATGTCATCGAGCGCTACAAGGCGCTGGGTCTCGCCATTCCGAAGGAGACGCCGGAGCAGTTTGCCGCCGGTTTGAAGGCCGAAGCCGCGCTTTGGTCCGACACTGTGAAAAAAGGAAATATTGCGCTCGAATAA
- a CDS encoding IlvD/Edd family dehydratase, producing MTSGMRKGLTSYGDKDFSLFLRKAFIKGMGYSDDALDRPIVGITNTYSDFNPCHGNVPQLIEAVKRGVMLAGAMPMVFPTISIHESFAYPTSMFLRNLMAMDTEEMMRALPVDSVVVIGGCDKTTPAQVMGAVSADRPTIVLPVGPMLVGHFKGEVLGACTDCRRLWGEYRGGRMSGEDIEVANERLVPSVGTCGVMGTASTIACMMEAMGMTLPGAATIPAPHADRVRIAEATGKRAAELTKGGIKPSEILTKDAFHNAIVMLQAIGGSTNGVVHLSAIAGRTQTQLTLEEFDEIGRKTPVLVDLKPSGDHYMEHFHYAGGVPRLMQELKDLLKLDAKHVMGGTLGDAIKVFEDVPGQTVIKPRNAPLKKEGGMAILRGNLAPRGAVIKQAAASPKLMQHEGRAVVFESVEDMTKRIDDPALDVTEDDVIVMRNAGPIGAPGMPEAGYIPIPKKIAQKGIKDMVRMSDARMSGTAFGTIVLHISPESAVGGPLALVRNGDRIRLDVANRSVELLVDDAELEKRKRDWKAPPVPDDAQRGYAKLYREHVQQADEGCDFDFLAAVRK from the coding sequence GTGACCAGCGGCATGCGCAAAGGGCTGACCAGCTACGGCGACAAGGACTTTTCGCTGTTTTTGCGGAAAGCCTTCATCAAGGGCATGGGCTATTCCGACGATGCGCTGGATCGTCCGATCGTCGGCATCACCAACACCTATTCTGATTTCAATCCCTGTCACGGCAACGTTCCGCAACTGATCGAAGCGGTGAAGCGCGGCGTGATGCTGGCCGGCGCCATGCCGATGGTGTTCCCCACTATTTCGATTCACGAAAGCTTCGCCTATCCGACCTCGATGTTCCTGCGCAATCTGATGGCGATGGACACCGAAGAGATGATGCGCGCGCTGCCGGTGGATTCGGTGGTGGTGATCGGTGGTTGCGACAAGACCACGCCGGCGCAGGTGATGGGCGCGGTGAGTGCGGATCGCCCGACCATCGTGCTGCCGGTCGGGCCGATGCTGGTCGGTCACTTCAAGGGTGAAGTGCTGGGCGCCTGCACCGATTGCCGCAGGCTTTGGGGCGAGTATCGCGGGGGCCGCATGAGCGGCGAAGACATCGAAGTTGCCAATGAGCGGCTGGTGCCGTCGGTCGGCACCTGCGGCGTCATGGGGACCGCGAGCACCATCGCCTGCATGATGGAAGCGATGGGCATGACATTGCCGGGCGCGGCGACGATACCGGCACCGCATGCCGATCGTGTGCGGATCGCCGAAGCGACCGGCAAACGCGCGGCGGAATTGACCAAGGGCGGGATCAAGCCGTCGGAGATTTTGACCAAGGACGCGTTCCACAATGCCATTGTCATGCTGCAGGCGATCGGCGGCTCGACCAATGGCGTCGTGCATCTGTCCGCCATTGCCGGCCGCACGCAGACACAGCTGACGCTCGAGGAATTCGACGAGATCGGCAGAAAGACACCGGTGCTGGTCGATCTGAAACCCTCCGGCGATCATTACATGGAGCATTTCCATTATGCCGGCGGAGTGCCGCGGCTGATGCAGGAATTGAAGGACCTGCTGAAGCTCGATGCGAAACATGTCATGGGCGGCACGCTCGGCGATGCGATCAAGGTGTTCGAGGATGTGCCGGGTCAGACGGTGATCAAGCCGCGCAATGCGCCGCTGAAGAAGGAAGGCGGCATGGCCATCCTGCGCGGCAATCTCGCGCCCCGCGGCGCCGTCATCAAGCAGGCGGCGGCGTCACCCAAGCTGATGCAGCATGAAGGCCGCGCGGTGGTGTTCGAATCGGTCGAGGACATGACCAAGCGCATCGACGATCCGGCGCTCGATGTGACCGAGGACGATGTGATCGTCATGCGCAATGCCGGACCGATCGGCGCGCCGGGCATGCCGGAAGCCGGTTACATTCCGATCCCGAAGAAGATCGCGCAGAAGGGCATCAAGGACATGGTGCGGATGTCCGATGCGCGGATGAGCGGGACCGCGTTCGGCACCATCGTGCTGCATATCTCGCCGGAATCGGCGGTCGGCGGGCCGCTGGCGTTGGTGCGCAACGGGGATCGCATCCGGCTCGATGTCGCGAACCGTAGTGTCGAATTGCTGGTGGACGATGCGGAGCTGGAAAAGCGCAAACGCGACTGGAAAGCGCCTCCGGTGCCGGACGATGCGCAGCGCGGTTATGCGAAGCTTTATCGCGAGCATGTGCAGCAGGCGGACGAAGGCTGCGATTTTGATTTTCTGGCGGCGGTGAGAAAATAG
- a CDS encoding patatin-like phospholipase family protein: protein MRLRTQGYARLLWVRQAVALVLCAVLVSACAGIERIPYTQQEQQVAVIPGIPEARMWADDPALARNNPLLDAPGRDRPVVLALSGGGADGAFGAGLLTGWTQRGDRPQFTIVTGASAGALIAPFAFLGSGYDPVLTSVFSSGEMEGFLKFQGLRGLFGTSLFEAAPLRQLIAKYITPDVLAAIAEQYRRGRRLYIVTTNLDAQRTAIWDMGRIASSRDPRAPELFRQVIAASASVPGIFSPVLIDVEAQGKRFAEMHVDGGITSNVLVVPEAMLASNQPLPAKLQPRIYVILNSKLGPYFEVVPANTIRIAVRAFETSVRANTRNTLLASYEFIRRRGWDMSLAAIDDSFPSQEKPGFDTTYMRGLFEFGMAQGHSGTVWRSGAGGDAPLPVNRRGPRVAAQ, encoded by the coding sequence ATGCGTTTGCGTACACAAGGTTACGCGCGCCTGCTGTGGGTCCGGCAGGCGGTGGCGCTCGTGCTGTGCGCCGTACTGGTATCCGCCTGTGCCGGCATCGAGCGCATTCCCTATACGCAGCAGGAACAGCAAGTCGCCGTGATCCCGGGCATCCCGGAGGCCCGGATGTGGGCCGACGATCCGGCATTGGCCCGCAACAATCCGCTGCTCGATGCGCCCGGGCGTGATCGCCCGGTCGTTCTCGCGCTGTCCGGTGGCGGCGCCGATGGCGCTTTCGGCGCCGGCCTGCTGACGGGATGGACGCAGCGTGGCGACCGCCCGCAATTCACCATCGTCACCGGCGCCAGCGCCGGCGCGCTGATCGCGCCCTTCGCATTCCTCGGCTCCGGCTACGATCCGGTGCTGACCTCGGTCTTTTCCAGCGGCGAGATGGAAGGCTTTCTGAAATTCCAGGGCTTGCGCGGATTGTTCGGCACCAGCCTGTTCGAGGCCGCGCCGCTGCGGCAGCTCATTGCCAAATACATCACGCCGGATGTCCTCGCCGCGATCGCCGAGCAATATCGCCGCGGCCGCCGGCTCTATATCGTCACCACCAATCTCGATGCGCAGCGCACCGCGATCTGGGACATGGGCCGCATTGCGTCCAGCAGAGACCCACGCGCACCTGAACTCTTCCGCCAGGTGATCGCGGCCTCCGCCAGCGTCCCCGGAATTTTCTCGCCGGTGCTGATCGATGTCGAAGCGCAGGGCAAACGCTTTGCCGAAATGCATGTCGATGGCGGCATCACCTCGAACGTGCTGGTGGTGCCGGAGGCGATGCTGGCGTCGAACCAGCCCTTGCCCGCGAAGCTGCAGCCGCGCATCTACGTCATCCTCAACAGCAAGCTCGGTCCTTATTTCGAGGTCGTGCCGGCCAATACCATCCGGATTGCCGTGCGTGCCTTCGAAACGTCGGTGCGCGCCAACACGCGCAACACGCTGCTGGCATCTTATGAATTCATCCGGCGGCGCGGCTGGGACATGTCGCTGGCGGCGATCGACGACAGTTTTCCTTCACAGGAGAAGCCCGGCTTCGACACGACCTATATGCGCGGCCTGTTCGAATTCGGCATGGCGCAGGGCCACAGCGGCACCGTCTGGCGCAGCGGTGCGGGAGGCGATGCACCGCTGCCGGTCAACCGCCGCGGCCCGCGCGTCGCGGCACAGTAA
- the kynA gene encoding tryptophan 2,3-dioxygenase, with product MSAKDPLPESRIGDDIHVDLAGRMTYGDYLQLKTLLAAQKPLTKKHDEHLFIIIHHVQELWLNLMAHELNAAIDFIERDQLPPAFKSMARMTRILEQMISAWNVLSTMTPSDYLEFRNELGQSSGFQSFQYRMVEFRLGAKDPKMLLPHRHDTENYERLKAALEAPSLYDVALMLLKRRGFAIPDDIVNRDFSVRHVFSDAVRDAWLKVYRNSKENFEVYELAEELVDLEDWFQQWRFRHMKTVERIIGFKRGTGGSSGVAFLKSALDHSFFPELWAVRTEL from the coding sequence GTGTCCGCAAAAGACCCGTTACCCGAAAGCCGTATTGGCGATGACATCCATGTCGATCTCGCCGGGCGCATGACCTATGGCGATTACCTTCAGCTCAAGACGCTGCTGGCCGCCCAGAAGCCGCTGACCAAAAAACACGACGAGCATCTGTTCATCATCATCCATCACGTTCAGGAATTATGGCTGAACCTGATGGCGCATGAGCTGAACGCCGCCATCGATTTCATCGAACGCGATCAGTTGCCGCCGGCCTTCAAATCGATGGCGCGGATGACCCGCATTCTCGAACAGATGATCTCGGCCTGGAACGTGCTGTCGACCATGACGCCGTCCGACTATCTGGAATTCCGCAACGAACTCGGCCAGTCGTCCGGCTTCCAGTCCTTCCAATACCGGATGGTGGAATTCCGGCTCGGCGCCAAAGATCCGAAAATGCTGCTGCCGCACCGGCACGACACCGAAAATTATGAACGTCTGAAAGCGGCGCTGGAGGCGCCAAGCCTCTACGATGTCGCCCTGATGCTGCTGAAGCGCCGTGGCTTTGCAATCCCCGACGATATCGTGAACCGCGATTTCTCCGTGCGGCACGTCTTCAGCGATGCGGTGCGTGACGCCTGGCTCAAGGTCTATCGCAACTCAAAGGAGAATTTCGAGGTCTATGAACTCGCCGAAGAGCTGGTCGATCTCGAGGACTGGTTCCAGCAGTGGCGCTTCCGCCACATGAAGACGGTCGAGCGAATCATTGGCTTCAAGCGGGGCACCGGCGGCTCGAGCGGCGTCGCCTTCCTGAAATCGGCGCTGGACCATTCCTTTTTCCCTGAATTGTGGGCGGTCCGGACCGAATTGTAG